CCTGACGATAATTGTTTTTAGCCGTACTACCCCATTTTTTATCCGCCAAAATCAAGGCATAGGCGATATCCAAGTCGCCATCCGTCGCACTATTCTGTTCCGTGCTAACGCTGTTCATCTGCCCATTTCGTTGTTGCTGTTCCCACATCATCAATGGATTTTTAGCCGAAATTTGATGCGCCTGATAATAATGATATAAACGATTAAACGTCGCTTGATTCCGGGCCCCCTGTTGTGCCGCTAAGATGGTGGCTAACATGCCATAACCTTGGGCTTCAGATACCGTTTTTAGGGCGCCTTTACTGTCATTAGTTTTCACAAATTGTTGTTTATTACTACCACTCAAATAAGCCGCACACCACTGATTATATTGTCGCACGGCCCGAGTAGTCACTGGCTGTGATTTAGTCGTTTTACTTTTGGTCGCATGCCCCACACTCACAAAAATTATCAGTGCCACTACCAGCACACTACCACTAACTAATCCCAGCATTTGTTTGCCTTTCACTCGTCTTCAATCCCCTCACTATCTACTTTCCTAAAATCCATTCTACACCCTGAACTAGGGGGAATTGCCAAAATTATTTTTTACTGAACAATCCTATCCGTCCAGCACTAACGGTTTTTAGAAACAAATTTGCTAGCTATCGCTAAATAAAGCCGTCACCCCAATTGAAGTGACGGCTTTATTTTAGCTAAGTTGAGATATTGATATGATTTAAGACTCGTACCTTAATGTAATTGTTTTAAGCTAGATCCGAAGATTTGTTCAATCGTTACAGGGTCTCGGTGGTCGAAGAATTGACTGACGCTTTGATCTAAGGTTGCCATGGTTTGCATTTCAGCTGGACTCAAGTCAAAATCAAAGACCGCCATATTCTCAACCATCCGCGCCGGATGCACCGATTTAGGAATCACTGTAATCCCACGTTGTAATAACCAACGCAAGATAACTTGGCCGGTCGTTTTGCCATGAGCCTGCGCAATTGCTGTAATCGTCGGATTCGTAAAAATACCATTCTTACCTTCCGCAAAGGGTGCCCACGCTTCAACCCGCACCTCTGACTGTTGAGCAAATTGAACCTCTGTCGGCTGTTGATACCACGGATTCACTTCAATTTGGTTGATAACCGGCTTAACCGTCATCGTTAACATTAGATTCTGCAACTGATCGGCATAAAAGTTGGAGACCCCGATCGCCCGAATTTTACCCGCATGGTAGGCTTCTTCTAAAGCCCGCCAAGCCCCCATCGTATCACCATAGGGTTGGTGCAATAAGTATAAGTCTAAATAATCTAATCCCAATCGTTTGAGTGAGTCGTCAATCCCTTGCTTCGCACGTTCATAGGTGAATTCAGAAACCCACAGCTTTGACGTGATAAAGAGTTCATCACGGGCAATGCCACTCTTTTTAATGGCTTGTCCCACGGCCGTTTCATTTTGGTACGCTGTCGCAGTATCAATTAAGCGATACCCTGCTTGTAAAGCTGCTGTCACGGCTGCCTCGCATTGGTCTAAATCTGGCACTTGGAAAACCCCGAAACCGAGTTGCGGCATTTCAACCCCATTATTTAATGTGATCATTGGTATTTTTGTCATCTTTACTCGTCCAACCTTTCATCGTTTGAATAAGACTACTATAACCGCAAAACCATCAGTTGAAAATTACTAGATAATCATGCTAGTATACGGACAACGCATACTAGGGGGGCTGGCGACAGGTTAGCTCATTATTTATTCCAAGCCGTGGTCATGAACAGATGAATAAGCGGCCGGCCATTGCTCTAAGTAATGATTTAGTCTGTCAGACAAGTAACATGACGATTGTGGCTCCAATTAGCAGTACCGAGCGTAATTTTCCGATGTATCATCGACTAACTAGTAGTCAAACTGTATATGGAAAAGTATTATTAGATCAAGCAATGGCCTTAGATTTGCAGGCAAGATATATCACTGACGAAGCTATTGTCGATCATGTATCGCATGAAGAATTAGAACTCAAAAGTTAAATTTTTCCGTTCTAAATTCATCAATCATTCCTTCACGTGCATCTTTAGGTGGATCACTATAGATCGTTGTACAGTAAAGCCCCGGCATGCCGGGGCTTTACTGTACAATTCAATTTTAAGACCGGTTAACCACGAACTTTCAATGTCGCTAATTGATCGCCTTGTGAGACGAGTCCGGTTTTTTCAACTTCCACATCATCCGCCGCTTGGTTACTTAAACCACAGCTAACAATCGCCGAGGCATCCGCAGCGTGAATGGCATTAACATCAAGCATTGCTAACGACTCATTCACACTAAGTTGGTCGCCCACCGCAACGTGCCAATCGAAGAGTTGGTCATCTAAATCGGCCACTGGTTGACCTAATTGGACCACGTATTCGCAGCCAAAGTCAGCTGACAAAGTAATGGACTGTTTCGTGAGTTGCGTAACAGTCCCCGCTAAGGGCGCATGAATCTCACCTTCCATGGGTTCAATCGCAAACCCACTTTGAACCTTAGTTTCACCAGCTTGACGTAAATCAACATACATCCCATTCACGGGCGCTACTAATTTAATTTGGTGTTTTCGCTGAAATAATTTCATCATAATAAAACCCTCCAATAAGTTAGTCCTAACTAGCCGGTGGCCACCAGCTGCTAGTTGGCCTGAACTGCTTTTTGATTCAACCCCACTATAAGTTATCGAACGGGTTTCAAGTCAAGCACTTTCATTAACTTTTTTGGCGAGTCCGCTTTTAAGTAGCTTGTGACTCATCTTGAACCTGGTAACCATTCACGATTAACTGGTTTTTGAACCAAGTATCGAACATATAGCCATACCAAATACCGCCTAATAAATTAATGACGAGTTGGAGTCCGGTCGCAACTAACACTTCTGCCAGCATGTTGATTGTCATTAACGCCAAAAATGGGACCAGCGCTTTGACCAAGAAGAATTGCGTCCGATACCGCATGCTAAACAAGGCATAAAACCAAGTGAACAAAAACGCCCACCAGTTAAATGATCCCCGAACTTTTTTAGTGATGACCTGACCATCAACCGTCTTTACTAACGTTAAATCCTGTTTAACGCGCCCACTAAAATTAAACCAATCTGCAAAAGTCATCTGTTTGCCTCCGAATTTATAATTACCTGTCACAATATATTACTATCATAACAGAACTTATTTATGAATTTGGTTTAGTCGTTCTGGCTAACGCTTAATCAACGGTTGCCGGTCAACAAAAAAATCACCCTAACTGATTAAAGTTAAGGTGACTGACTTGCTCATGCCTAGTGAAAACGCATGCCGCCGTCGACTAGCAATGATTGCCCTGTAATATAACCGGCAGCGGGCGACGCAAACCATGCGACCACTTCGGCAACATCGGCCGGCACCGCTTCACGACCGAGGGCAATTTCGGTTAAGACTGCTGCTTGTTGTTCTGGGACCGTCACATGCTTGATTGCTGCCGTTTTACGATCAATTGCATCTCGCATCGGTGTCCGCACAACGCCTGGATTGTAAGCATTCACAGTAATTTTATCAACGGCTAACTCCTTAGCTGCCGCTTGGGTTAACCCACGAATACCGAACTTAGAGGCCGAATAGGCACTTTGGAGTGCGGAGGCTTCAACGCTTGCTAACGACGCAGCATTCACGATTCGACCACCGTGACCTTGTGTTTTGAACTGTTCGGCAGCCGCTTGAATCCCCCAATAAGTTCCTTTCAAGTTAACATCAAATAATCGTTCAACTTGGGCCGGATCTGAATCAACGAAAGCGTCAATGAACGCAACCCCCGCATTATTGACATAAACGGCCAACTCGCCCAAATCTCGAACTGCTTGCTGAACTAAGTCAAAGACTTCACTGCGCTGGGCCACGTCAACTTGATAAAACTTTGCAGGATACCCAGTTGCCTGTAGTTTAGCCGCAACCTGCGCGCCCGTTTTGGGATTAATATCAGCGACCGCAATCGCATAACCATCTTGAGCAAGTCGTTGGGCAATCCCAGCACCAATCCCTTGTCCCGCACCGGTGATAATTGCTAATTTTGTCATTGAAGTAACCTCCTATTTAAAGTATGATTCTGGTTTATTGACATCAATTTTAGTGCCGTAATAGGTCTGCTTAATGTACTTTTGAATATCAGCCCGTTGATATAATTTAATTAATTTTTGATAGCTCTTTTTATGCTTATTCTTTGCTGCTGTCGCCAAGATATTAATATTATCCTTCGTGCTTTGATCAACTTTTTCATGATAAATCGAATCCGTTAAGACGTGTAAATGACCTTCTAATGCCACCGTATTTGAGATTAAGACTGCGTCCACTTGTTTAATAATCCGCGGGCCCGTGGTATCGTCAATTTGTTTGAATTTTAAGTGTTTAGGATTCGCCTTAATATCTTTAATCGTTCCTAGGATGCCAAAGTCCGATTTCAAGGTAATCAGCCCGGCCTTTTGTAATAATAATAAGCCCCGCGCAGCTTGCGATGGATTATTAGCAATCGCAATCGTCGCCCCAGCTGGAATCTGACTAACCCGTTGATACTTCTTCGAATAGATCCCCATTGGTTCTAAGTAAGTGGTCCCCAGCGTTGCTAACTTGGCCTTGGGATTTTGTTGATTATAAGTTAAATAATACGACCATGATTGGAACGCATTAACGTCCACGTCACCTTGAGCCGTGGCTTTATTCAGCTGAACACCATCCGTAATTTGTTTGACTTTAATCTTCAAACCAAGCTGTTTTGCATCCTTAGTTTTGGCAATATGCTGCCAAATATTATAGTCGGACCCTTGCGACCCCACCACAATTGTATCGGTATGACTAGCTTGGGTGGTTTGATGGCTACTAATCTGATGAATTCCCCAGCCACCGCCAAGCACGACAATAATGGCAATCAACCAACCGACTAATTTTTTCATTTAATCCACCTCAACTTAATTATGACTCACTTTTTTAGCTAACCAGTCGCCGAAGATCTGCACGGCAAATACCAGCACTAAAATAATAATCATGGCAACAAACGTAATATCATTTTCAAACCGTGCATAACCAATGCTGATGGCAATATCGCCTAAACCACCAGCACCAATTGCGCCCGCCATTGTGGTGAGCCCAATCAAGCTAATCACAGTGACAATGGAAACCCGAATTATATCTGGTAACCCTTCTTTTAAATAAACCCGAAAAATGATTTCAGTCGGGCTTGATCCCATTGATTGGGCGGCTTCGACGACGCCACTGTCCACATCTAACAACGCATTTTGAACCTGACGCGCATAAAACGGAAAAATACCAAAAATCAGTGGTACGAGCGATGCGGTTGTGCCGACGGTGGTCCCAACCAAGTAATTGGTCAAAGGCGAAATAACCGCTAATAAAATAATAAATGGAATCGACCGTAGTAGGTTTGTCAATTTATCTAAAATCGCATACGTTGTTCGATCGGCTAAAATACCTCCCGGCTGCGTCACCACTAATAAAACACCTAATAATAAGCCGAGGACCGCCGCGATAATCGCCGAGAAAAACGTCATGTATAATGTTTCTAACGTCGCTTGAATAAATTCACTTTTCATTTGTAAGACATTGGGAATTAAAGCTGCCATTAGGCCGTCGCCCCCTCAGTCACATTTTGTGCGGTTAAGAGTCGTGTCGTGACCCCGTCGCTAGTCCGCTTGGCAATTGCGGCATTAAACGCCACCAAATCACCAGTAATAATCGCAATCATATCTCCCACATTCTGACCATCAATTTGATCGATATTTGCAAACAATATATTGACATCTAAATGCAATTCTTGTGAATATTGCGAAATAATCCCTTGCTTAGTCGCATTGCCGATAAAGTTAAAATACATTAACTCTTGATTGGCGGCTAGCTCACTCAGCTTAATCGTTTTGGTAATTCGTTCAATCGCCGCTTTAACATTAGTCGAAGTTTCCACAAAATCAACTGTTAACGCTGCTTGAGGCGCCGTAAAGACTGCCGCCACTCGGCCCCGTTCAACAATTTTCCCGGCATCCATGACCGCAACATGATGACAGATGTGCTTAATGACTTGCATTTCATGCGTAATCAACACAATGGTTAGTCCTAAATCATGGTTTAGTTGTTGCAGTAATGAAAGAATCGACTTAGTCGTCTTCGGGTCTAACGCACTGGTCGCTTCATCCGAAATCAGAACTTCGGGATCATTAGCTAAAGCCCGGGCAATCGCGACTCGTTGCTTTTGACCACCTGATAGCTTAGTCGGATAAGTCTGCGCATAATCTGCTAGTCCAACAAGCTTTAATAAGCGGAAGGCCTTCGCTTGCCGATCAGTTTTACTTAGCTTTTGACTGAGTAAGGGATATTCCACATTGCCTAACACCGTCCGCGCTTTCATTAGATTAAAATGCTGAAAAATCATTCCGACTTTCTTTCGGGCCGTTCTTAAAGCAACCGGTGATAATTGTTGCAGGTGCTGACCATTAACGATTACCGTTCCCTTGGTCGGTTGCTGTAGCAAGTTAATCACCCGTACCAAGGTACTTTTACCGGCACCGGAATAGCCAATAATGCCATAAATATCACCCTTGTTAATCTGCAAATTAACGTCCTTGACGGCTGATAAAGGCTGCCCACCATTTTGAAACCTTACCGAAATATCTTTTAATTCAATAATTGCTGTTGCCATCTTACTCGCTCCCTCTAATCAGTCATCAATGCACTCAAAAAGCGCCCTTTCATCCTAATCCATCACTAGATTAAGGACGAAAGCGCGCTTTCGGGTTACCACCTTATTTTAAATAACCCTCACGAGTTATTACTCTTCAAGTACTGCCAATTAATGGTCTAAATACTCTAACTCGATAACGGGAGTTCCCGTTAATACTTAACCCGCAGGCTCAGTATTAAAAACGTCATTTAAGACCATCTTCAACTGTCATTCAACGTTATCTTGCACCAAATGATAACTCTCTAATTGATGAACGACCAGTTTACTCATCTTATCGTTGCAATACTTTTCAGTTCGTTAAACTATCTGATATTTATTATTGCGCCTGGATTATTAGAAGTCAAGGGGAAATCTCATTTATTTTTAATTATTCAGATTTAAGCGCCAGCCATCCTGGCTATGTTGAAACCAATTTACAACGCTTCATCTGATATTAGCTTGTTCTCATTCAGCCGACCAATCAATCGCTGGTTGGGCAGCTAAAATGCGATCAATCGTGGCTAATTCAGCCGTAGTAAAGTCCAATTGTTCAAGCGCAGCGACGTTATCAACAACTTGTGCCGGACGACTGGCACCGATTAAGACGCTGGCAATGGTTGGTTGCCGTAAATTCCATGCCAATGCCATTTGAGCTAGGCTTTGACTACGATGGGCCGCGACATGATTCAACTGCTTGATAGTCGCCATGGTCCGGCTGACTTGTGCCGGGTGTAAAAACGGAATGGTTGCTTTGTTTGCCCGTGAATCAGCAGGAATACCGTGTAAATACTTATCTGTTAGTAAGCCTTGGCATAATGAACTAAAGCTAACCGCCCCCTTGTGTTCCGCCGCTAACACTGGCAACAGATCCGTTTCAATACCCCGATTCAACATGTTATACCGCGGTTGTTGAATAATAAAAGGGGTCCGCAATGATTTGAAAATAGTCGCCATTGCTTTAGTTTGGGCACCACTATAATTTGAAATCCCAATATACAATGCTTTCCCTGCCTTAACAAGTTGATCTAACGCCAATGCAGTTTCTTCAATTGGGGTCGCCGGATCGGCACGATGGCTGTAGAAAATATCGAAATAATCTAACCCCGTTCGCTGTAAACTTTGATCAGCACTCGCAATAATACTCTTACGGGACCCCCAATTGCCATATGGTCCCGGCCACATCACATAACCAGCCTTACTGGCAATGACCAATTCATCTCGATAAGCATGCATGTCGTGCGCCATAATGCGACCAAAGTTTTCTTCGGCACTGCCCGGGACCGGTCCATAGTTATTAGCTAAATCATAATAAGTAATTCCTGAATCAAAAGCCTGGTGAATAATCGCTTGCTGATTGGCATAGCTATCAACACTGCCAAAATTGTTCCATAACCCCAACCCAATCGCTGATAACTTTAGCCCACTACTGCCAACCCGATTATAGGTCATCGTTTGATACCGTTGTGCTACTGCTTGATACATATTTTCATCCTCCTCAGTTGAGCCATACGAGTTAATGATATCGCTTTCAAAAGTAAAAAGATATTTTTATTTTAGATTGGTTGCTTGGCAGTTAACTGATTAATTTTAGTTGCAGCTATTATCACTTAGCAACATAGCCGCAACATTGCTTCGCTATACTAACGTTACAGGGTTATGACTATATTTCTAAAAAGGGATTTACATAATTAAAAAATCGTCCATCAGTTAATCCTAACTGATAGACGATTTTTTAATTTTATTCAGATTTATTTTGTTCCTTTAACTGGCGTTCGAGTTCCTTAATTTTACGTTGCTTACGATAAATATACCAGCCAATCAAGAGTAGTAGGATTAAAATTAGTAACCCAATTGCAATCCACAGCACCCAATTAGTTTTATGTTCAATCACTGCTGTTTTATTCAACTTTTTAGCTTGATCACTCGTAATCGTAAAGTTTCGGTCAAACTGCCAATGTTGCTTCTTAGACGTCACTTTGACTTTGGCCGTATATTTACCAGGTTTCAACGCCGTTTTACCCACTTTTAAAGGTAGTTCATAAATCGAACTAGGCGCCATTTGACCATGTTCATTAGTCTGCTTGTAAACAACTTTACTACCGCCACGTTGATAAATCTTGACGTTCGTCTTTAATTGATTCAAAAACGCCGCCGTGTGATTTTCCAAAGCCAACGTGATTTGATTATACCCGTTACTTTGACTTCCTTTAATTGCACCCAAAGTTAGACGGTTCTTCGTTAAGTCCTTTTTACCATGTAAAACGACCGCAATCGTATAAGAATATTGATTTTTAATCGCCATAGCGCTTTTGGTCTGGGCCTTTTCTGTCTTTTTCAAAAAGGTTAATCCACCAACCACAACGCCATCATAAGTTTTTGCCGGCATTTTAACTTTGAAAGTCACAACCTTGGTTTCACCCTTTTTAAGCTTAACTTGTGTCATCTCAGTTGTAACTAATTTCTCAAAATCAGCTGGTAAATCAATGCTTTTATCGGCAATAATCCTTTTATATTCCACCGCTGCATTTAAATTCGTCGTTGCCTTGGCAACTGCGGTATGCACCGTAATCGCCTTATCACTCGTATTTTTAACTTTAACCGCTAAGGTCGTTGTTTTTTTAGGGGCCAGTTGCAAGTCAAAATAAGATAATGACTTGTCAGCTTGCTCACTAGACGTCACTGGTGCGACCTCAAAACCGACCGTATTCGCCGAAATTTTAGTCACCGTTAGGACACCCATTAAAAAGACAATGACTGCCAAACTAATTTTATAGAAACGCTTCGTCAACACCATTTCCTCCCTTTATGTTGGAAAATCGGCATTGCTAAAGGTGCCTACTATTCCATCCTGATCTTTCTAGCTGTTGCTAGGCGTATCACTCAATTGCCAAGTTAACGTTGTTGAATAAGCTTCGGCAACCCGTGCGGTTGAAGCAGGCACGGCTAAGGTTGATTTCGTTAAATCAGCAACTGAAGTCCCATTACCTTTACCAGCTGCGGCTGTCATCAATGACGTCGTTGTCCCACCAGGAGTTAAAGCAACCTTTGCATTCACCGTAGCGTCAGCGTCAGTTGAAGAATTAGTCGTGTCCAACGCCCCTACCAATGTAATTTCGGCACCAGTCAAGGTCTTATTAGTCATCTTGCTAATAAATTGAGTGTCTTGTGCAACTGACAAATCCCAACCAGCTGCCGTCCCACGTTGGTCTTGAACCGAAACTTGGGCACTAGTATTCGTATTAGTATATGGTGTGGCGTCATCTGCACCAATCTCATGACTCCCAAAATTTAAATTAGACGAAACACCATTATCAATCGTAATTGTGCCACCTGTAAAAGCAACATCCCCAGTTGAGCTTTGGGTATTATCTTCGGCATTAGCAGTCACTGCCATGCCGGCAAGTAATGAAATTGAAAGCATTAGTCCTAAAAGTGTTTTTTTCATAAGTTGGTTCCCCTTTTTCTTTTTTTATAGATAGTTCCTAAACCTAGTAGCAATAACACACCTAAAATGATCAACCAAATTCCTAATTGCTCACCGGTTTGCGGTAACCAACCATGAATTCCAGTTGGTTGAGTGGCCGTTACCTTAGTTGTTTTTGTTTTTTTAGCTACTGTTGCTTGCTTGGTGATGGCTTTATTTGGGGTCTTAGTCGAGGCATCACCGTCATCTTCAACTTGAATTTTATCATCAGTAGTCGTCGAACTTGATCCCTTATTGGCCCCATAAAACTGGACAGTCGCTTGACTATCTGTAGTGTTAGCGGATACAGCTGGTTGCCAACTTAAAATCGCTAAAGTACTTATACTAAGCACGATTACCATTAATTTCCTCATCATCGGCGCTCAATCCCTCTACCCATTTTTCTTCTGAAGATATCAGCTTAGATGAAAGTGCTTTGATCAGACACCTCCAAGTTGTTTGTCACCGTCTTATATAATCAATATACCTAACCATATCACTATCATCAAACAAACACACTTATTTTAATTAATTTTATTATCAATATCTAAAGCCATTCTTATATACGAATATAGCAGTACCAAGGCATTAAGATTAACCCTATTAATTTCACTAAAATTCAAATAAGTAAATAATTATATTAGACAGATTTAATTATTGATAATTATTTTGGTAAAACCCCATTCAAGGGTGCTCGACTAACTATCCTGCCGTACAGCGCTAACTGATACTTTGACCTGCAACTCTTTTCCGGTACTCGCCCACTAATCAGTAACGTTAACTTGGGCCGATTGAGTCGCATTCATTTCAATCGTCGCATCAGCAGGTCTATTAATTTCAATTAATTGTTGATTGCTATTTTGATAATACCGGGCGCTACTAAATATTGTCACTATAATTAATCAAACGCAAAAAAGCACTAATGAACTGAC
This genomic window from Lactobacillus sp. CBA3606 contains:
- a CDS encoding aldo/keto reductase, whose translation is MTKIPMITLNNGVEMPQLGFGVFQVPDLDQCEAAVTAALQAGYRLIDTATAYQNETAVGQAIKKSGIARDELFITSKLWVSEFTYERAKQGIDDSLKRLGLDYLDLYLLHQPYGDTMGAWRALEEAYHAGKIRAIGVSNFYADQLQNLMLTMTVKPVINQIEVNPWYQQPTEVQFAQQSEVRVEAWAPFAEGKNGIFTNPTITAIAQAHGKTTGQVILRWLLQRGITVIPKSVHPARMVENMAVFDFDLSPAEMQTMATLDQSVSQFFDHRDPVTIEQIFGSSLKQLH
- a CDS encoding type II toxin-antitoxin system PemK/MazF family toxin, whose amino-acid sequence is MPSRGHEQMNKRPAIALSNDLVCQTSNMTIVAPISSTERNFPMYHRLTSSQTVYGKVLLDQAMALDLQARYITDEAIVDHVSHEELELKS
- a CDS encoding PTS glucose transporter subunit IIA produces the protein MMKLFQRKHQIKLVAPVNGMYVDLRQAGETKVQSGFAIEPMEGEIHAPLAGTVTQLTKQSITLSADFGCEYVVQLGQPVADLDDQLFDWHVAVGDQLSVNESLAMLDVNAIHAADASAIVSCGLSNQAADDVEVEKTGLVSQGDQLATLKVRG
- a CDS encoding acetoin reductase, with translation MTKLAIITGAGQGIGAGIAQRLAQDGYAIAVADINPKTGAQVAAKLQATGYPAKFYQVDVAQRSEVFDLVQQAVRDLGELAVYVNNAGVAFIDAFVDSDPAQVERLFDVNLKGTYWGIQAAAEQFKTQGHGGRIVNAASLASVEASALQSAYSASKFGIRGLTQAAAKELAVDKITVNAYNPGVVRTPMRDAIDRKTAAIKHVTVPEQQAAVLTEIALGREAVPADVAEVVAWFASPAAGYITGQSLLVDGGMRFH
- a CDS encoding MetQ/NlpA family ABC transporter substrate-binding protein, producing the protein MKKLVGWLIAIIVVLGGGWGIHQISSHQTTQASHTDTIVVGSQGSDYNIWQHIAKTKDAKQLGLKIKVKQITDGVQLNKATAQGDVDVNAFQSWSYYLTYNQQNPKAKLATLGTTYLEPMGIYSKKYQRVSQIPAGATIAIANNPSQAARGLLLLQKAGLITLKSDFGILGTIKDIKANPKHLKFKQIDDTTGPRIIKQVDAVLISNTVALEGHLHVLTDSIYHEKVDQSTKDNINILATAAKNKHKKSYQKLIKLYQRADIQKYIKQTYYGTKIDVNKPESYFK
- a CDS encoding methionine ABC transporter permease encodes the protein MAALIPNVLQMKSEFIQATLETLYMTFFSAIIAAVLGLLLGVLLVVTQPGGILADRTTYAILDKLTNLLRSIPFIILLAVISPLTNYLVGTTVGTTASLVPLIFGIFPFYARQVQNALLDVDSGVVEAAQSMGSSPTEIIFRVYLKEGLPDIIRVSIVTVISLIGLTTMAGAIGAGGLGDIAISIGYARFENDITFVAMIIILVLVFAVQIFGDWLAKKVSHN
- a CDS encoding methionine ABC transporter ATP-binding protein, which produces MATAIIELKDISVRFQNGGQPLSAVKDVNLQINKGDIYGIIGYSGAGKSTLVRVINLLQQPTKGTVIVNGQHLQQLSPVALRTARKKVGMIFQHFNLMKARTVLGNVEYPLLSQKLSKTDRQAKAFRLLKLVGLADYAQTYPTKLSGGQKQRVAIARALANDPEVLISDEATSALDPKTTKSILSLLQQLNHDLGLTIVLITHEMQVIKHICHHVAVMDAGKIVERGRVAAVFTAPQAALTVDFVETSTNVKAAIERITKTIKLSELAANQELMYFNFIGNATKQGIISQYSQELHLDVNILFANIDQIDGQNVGDMIAIITGDLVAFNAAIAKRTSDGVTTRLLTAQNVTEGATA
- a CDS encoding aldo/keto reductase gives rise to the protein MYQAVAQRYQTMTYNRVGSSGLKLSAIGLGLWNNFGSVDSYANQQAIIHQAFDSGITYYDLANNYGPVPGSAEENFGRIMAHDMHAYRDELVIASKAGYVMWPGPYGNWGSRKSIIASADQSLQRTGLDYFDIFYSHRADPATPIEETALALDQLVKAGKALYIGISNYSGAQTKAMATIFKSLRTPFIIQQPRYNMLNRGIETDLLPVLAAEHKGAVSFSSLCQGLLTDKYLHGIPADSRANKATIPFLHPAQVSRTMATIKQLNHVAAHRSQSLAQMALAWNLRQPTIASVLIGASRPAQVVDNVAALEQLDFTTAELATIDRILAAQPAIDWSAE
- a CDS encoding DUF916 and DUF3324 domain-containing protein — translated: MVLTKRFYKISLAVIVFLMGVLTVTKISANTVGFEVAPVTSSEQADKSLSYFDLQLAPKKTTTLAVKVKNTSDKAITVHTAVAKATTNLNAAVEYKRIIADKSIDLPADFEKLVTTEMTQVKLKKGETKVVTFKVKMPAKTYDGVVVGGLTFLKKTEKAQTKSAMAIKNQYSYTIAVVLHGKKDLTKNRLTLGAIKGSQSNGYNQITLALENHTAAFLNQLKTNVKIYQRGGSKVVYKQTNEHGQMAPSSIYELPLKVGKTALKPGKYTAKVKVTSKKQHWQFDRNFTITSDQAKKLNKTAVIEHKTNWVLWIAIGLLILILLLLIGWYIYRKQRKIKELERQLKEQNKSE
- a CDS encoding WxL domain-containing protein encodes the protein MKKTLLGLMLSISLLAGMAVTANAEDNTQSSTGDVAFTGGTITIDNGVSSNLNFGSHEIGADDATPYTNTNTSAQVSVQDQRGTAAGWDLSVAQDTQFISKMTNKTLTGAEITLVGALDTTNSSTDADATVNAKVALTPGGTTTSLMTAAAGKGNGTSVADLTKSTLAVPASTARVAEAYSTTLTWQLSDTPSNS
- a CDS encoding LPXTG cell wall anchor domain-containing protein is translated as MMRKLMVIVLSISTLAILSWQPAVSANTTDSQATVQFYGANKGSSSTTTDDKIQVEDDGDASTKTPNKAITKQATVAKKTKTTKVTATQPTGIHGWLPQTGEQLGIWLIILGVLLLLGLGTIYKKRKRGTNL